A single region of the Hylaeus volcanicus isolate JK05 chromosome 5, UHH_iyHylVolc1.0_haploid, whole genome shotgun sequence genome encodes:
- the LOC128877153 gene encoding uncharacterized protein LOC128877153 has product MTFMKLKPPGVATHVSQICFKKVQALGSVLHNFVRLRRASKEQDTLEWTLPSRILTVASYRRRHQLAEEVPGLYIRRLTLEDPRSAREPSSSRSQSPTRHICHPTTGYVPSTRRSSSYRSWLERIRKERPPFLTIVSLELPESPIPLIESQASARSRPEETSESLESKDDILHELLEKVTATGNERDGLRHAARKEGSSRKSRGRRKRGEELVECTKGVPTLEECTKNIVEGTSHRRLSDIDPQHVTECICSEISENFRVNARKDSQARESLASSPEMSHIIRIAMNYHDRFDCDIDDEDVEETRRSRPGTNRRDARTKKMLVKEDGCCNSVNDTLDFTLNCSSLRLTSRGGTGGGKA; this is encoded by the exons ATGACTTTTATGAAGTTGAAGCCACCTGGTGTTGCGACTCACGT aTCCCAAATCTGTTTTAAGAAGGTCCAAGCGTTGGGAAGCGTTTTACATAACTTTGTTCGTCTTAGAAGAGCTTCGAAAGAACAGGACACCTTGGAATGGACTTTGCCATCACGAATTC TCACTGTGGCTTCGTACAGGAGAAGACATCAGCTCGCGGAGGAGGTGCCAGGACTCTACATTCGGCGCCTCACGCTCGAGGACCCCAGGAGCGCGCGGGAACCGTCGAGTTCAAGGTCGCAGTCTCCGACACGCCATATCTGTCATCCTACCACCGGTTACGTGCCCTCCACCAGGAGATCCTCGAG TTATAGATCCTGGTTGGAGAGGATCCGGAAGGAGAGGCCGCCGTTCCTGACGATCGTCTCATTGGAGCTACCCGAATCCCCAATTCCCCTGATCGAATCTCAGGCGAGCGCGCGCTCGAGGCCCGAGGAGACGAGCGAATCCCTCGAATCCAAGGACGACATTCTGCACGAGCTCCTGGAGAAGGTCACGGCGACAGGGAACGAGAGAGACGGCCTACGCCACGCTGCAAGGAAGGAAGGATCCTCGAGGAAGTCCCGTGGCAGACGCAAAAGGGGCGAGGAGCTCGTGGAATGTACGAAAGGAGTTCCAACCCTCGAAGAATGCACGAAGAACATTGTCGAAG GAACCAGTCATCGACGACTGTCCGATATCGATCCTCAACACGTCACCGAGTGCATCTGCTCGGAAATCTCCGAAAATTTCCGTGTTAACGCGAGAAAGGATTCGCAGGCACGCGAATCGCTCGCTTCCAGCCCGGAAATGAGTCACATAATTCGGATCGCAATGAACTACCACGACAGATTCGACTGTGACATCGACGACGAGGACGTGGAAGAAACGAGAAGATCAAGACCAGGAACGAACAGGAGGGATGCCAGGACGAAGAAGATGTTAGTCAAGGAGGATGGCTGCTGCAACAGTGTGAACGACACCTTGGATTTCACTCTGAATTGCAGCAGTTTGAGACTGACGTCTAGGGGCGGAACAGGGGGTGGGAAGGCATGA